A genomic region of Alnus glutinosa chromosome 11, dhAlnGlut1.1, whole genome shotgun sequence contains the following coding sequences:
- the LOC133882626 gene encoding probable carboxylesterase 3 has translation MDSSINQTTHEFPPYFKVHRDGRIERYGVPDYFSTGLDPKTQVQSKDVVVLSESGVSARLFLPKVNGPDPKLPLVVHYHGGGFCIGSPFVETFHNFLLSLASAAHAVVISVDYRLAPEHPLPTAHEDAWAALQWIATHSKGQGPDPWLNEYADFGRVFLAGESAGANIAHYVAVQAGATGLDGPNIIGLLMVHPFFGGKEPSKMYGFMCPTSAGFHDPIMYPAVDPKLPSMAGTKVLVCLAEKDSLRDRGLDYCETLSKSGWGGTVSLYETEGEGHGFFLLNPSSDKVEPLIKAMVDFIKLG, from the coding sequence ATGGATTCCAGCATCAACCAAACAACTCACGAATTCCCACCCTACTTCAAAGTACACAGAGATGGCCGCATAGAGAGGTACGGGGTCCCTGACTATTTTTCTACTGGTCTAGACCCCAAAACCCAGGTGCAATCCAAGGACGTCGTCGTGTTATCCGAATCCGGCGTTTCGGCCCGGCTCTTCCTCCCAAAAGTGAACGGCCCAGATCCCAAGTTGCCACTCGTCGTTCACTACCACGGTGGAGGCTTCTGCATCGGATCGCCTTTCGTCGAGACATTCCATAATTTTCTTCTATCTCTCGCCTCAGCGGCACATGCTGTTGTTATCTCCGTCGACTACAGGCTTGCCCCGGAGCACCCTCTACCAACTGCGCATGAGGACGCGTGGGCCGCACTGCAGTGGATCGCTACCCACTCGAAGGGGCAAGGACCCGACCCGTGGCTGAACGAGTATGCGGATTTCGGGCGGGTTTTCTTGGCGGGCGAGAGCGCTGGGGCCAACATAGCCCACTACGTGGCTGTTCAGGCTGGCGCGACCGGGTTGGATGGCCCGAACATTATTGGGTTACTCATGGTGCACCCATTTTTCGGTGGTAAAGAGCCTAGTAAAATGTACGGTTTTATGTGTCCAACGAGCGCCGGGTTCCATGACCCGATAATGTACCCGGCAGTGGATCCGAAATTGCCGAGTATGGCGGGTACGAAGGTCCTGGTTTGCCTGGCAGAGAAAGATTCGTTGCGAGATAGGGGGTTGGATTATTGTGAGACATTGAGTAAGAGTGGGTGGGGCGGGACCGTGTCATTATATGAAACGGAAGGAGAGGGGCATGGCTTTTTTCTGTTGAATCCGAGTAGTGACAAGGTGGAGCCCCTGATCAAGGCCATGGTTGATTTCATAAAATTGGGCTGA
- the LOC133882875 gene encoding probable carboxylesterase 5 — protein MDPNTNSNEVAHDFPPFFRVYKDGRVERLLGTETVPPTTDPLTGVQSKDITISPETALSARLFLPNTTTSAVAHKLPLLIYIHGGAFCVESPFSPIYHNYVSSVAAEANVVAVSIHYRRAPEHPLPIAYEDTWAAMQWVAAHSKGDGPEAWLNDHADFERVFLAGDSAGANIAHSMARRAGVDGLLGFKIVGMAIVHPYFGSGEPGKLIEFIFPTMSGPDDPSIYPAPDPKLRSLGCSRVLVIVAEKDELRDRGWNYYESLRKSGWGGVVEFVETQGENHVFHLFNPNCDKALALLKQMASFLNQPALP, from the coding sequence ATGGATCCCAACACTAACAGCAATGAAGTGGCCCATGACTTCCCTCCCTTCTTCCGTGTCTACAAAGACGGCAGAGTCGAGAGGCTCCTCGGCACCGAAACTGTACCGCCCACCACCGATCCCCTCACCGGAGTCCAGTCCAAAGACATCACAATCTCACCCGAAACCGCCTTGTCCGCCCGCCTCTTCCTCCCCAACACCACCACCTCCGCCGTCGCCCACAAGCTTCCCCTCCTCATTTACATCCACGGCGGCGCCTTTTGCGTCGAATCCCCCTTCTCCCCTATTTACCACAACTACGTCAGCTCCGTAGCCGCCGAAGCAAACGTCGTGGCAGTGTCGATCCACTACAGAAGAGCTCCGGAGCACCCTCTTCCTATTGCGTACGAGGACACATGGGCGGCGATGCAATGGGTTGCTGCACACAGCAAGGGCGATGGGCCCGAGGCTTGGCTGAATGATCACGCGGATTTTGAGCGAGTTTTCTTGGCCGGAGATAGCGCTGGAGCTAACATCGCTCACAGCATGGCGAGGCGGGCCGGCGTCGACGGGCTACTGGGGTTCAAGATCGTAGGGATGGCGATCGTCCACCCGTATTTTGGGAGCGGTGAGCCTGGCAAATTGATAGAGTTTATTTTCCCGACAATGAGTGGGCCGGATGACCCGAGTATCTACCCGGCTCCGGATCCGAAATTGCGGAGCCTGGGGTGTTCGAGAGTGCTGGTTATTGTTGCTGAGAAAGATGAGCTGAGGGATAGGGGATGGAATTACTATGAGTCACTGAGGAAGAgtgggtggggtggggtggttGAGTTTGTGGAGACACAAGGGGAGAACCATGTGTTCCATTTGTTTAACCCAAATTGTGACAAGGCTCTAGCCCTCTTGAAACAGATGGCTTCTTTCTTGAACCAGCCTGCTCTCCCATGA
- the LOC133882705 gene encoding 2-hydroxyisoflavanone dehydratase-like — protein MASSDSEISHKFPHFDVYKDGRVVLRQPITEKIPPSDDPLTGVRSKDVIISSEPPVSARIFLPKSADTTQKLPLLFYVHGGGFSKQSAFSRKYHNFVNTFVAEANVVAVSVEYGLFPTRPIPACYEDSWVGLQWLASHSNGNGPEPWLNDRADFQRVFVAGDSAGGNIAHNLLVRVGTIGLPGVKVVGAVLVHPYFGGTEIDKMWLYMCPTNSGLEDPRMSPNAEDLARLGCERVLVFVAEDDLMDPGKRYHEELKKSGWVGSVEIVENSGEKHCFHLSNLKYEKAVDLIEKFASFVKQD, from the coding sequence ATGGCCTCCAGTGACTCAGAAATCTCCCACAAGTTCCCTCACTTCGATGTATACAAAGACGGCCGCGTGGTGCTACGCCAACCCATCACTGAGAAAATCCCACCCTCCGATGACCCGCTCACCGGTGTCCGATCAAAGGACGTCATCATCTCATCCGAACCCCCGGTGTCCGCCCGTATCTTTCTACCCAAATCCGCTGACACGACCCAGAAACTCCCTCTCCTGTTCTACGTGcatgggggtggtttcagcAAGCAATCCGCTTTCTCTCGCAAGTACCATAATTTCGTCAACACATTCGTCGCGGAAGCCAATGTTGTTGCAGTCTCGGTCGAGTACGGACTCTTCCCGACCCGACCAATACCTGCTTGTTACGAGGACTCGTGGGTCGGGCTGCAGTGGTTGGCATCCCATAGTAATGGGAACGGACCCGAGCCGTGGTTGAACGATCGCGCAGATTTTCAACGAGTTTTTGTCGCGGGAGATAGTGCTGGAGGGAACATAGCACATAATCTGTTGGTTCGGGTCGGAACGATCGGTTTACCCGGAGTGAAGGTGGTTGGGGCGGTTCTGGTTCACCCATATTTTGGAGGTACGGAAATTGACAAAATGTGGCTATACATGTGTCCAACAAACAGTGGGTTGGAGGATCCGAGGATGAGCCCGAATGCAGAGGATCTAGCCAGGTTGGGGTGTGAGAGGGTGTTGGTTTTTGTGGCTGAGGACGATTTGATGGATCCGGGTAAGCGTTACCATGAAGAACTGAAGAAAAGCGGGTGGGTAGGATCCGTGGAGATTGTAGAGAATTCAGGGGAGAAGCACTGCTTCCATTTGTCAAACCTCAAGTATGAAAAGGCCGTGGATTTGATTGAAAAATTCGCTTCTTTCGTTAAACAAGACTAG